A genomic segment from Nicotiana tabacum cultivar K326 chromosome 7, ASM71507v2, whole genome shotgun sequence encodes:
- the LOC107815889 gene encoding putative protein phosphatase 2C 34 encodes MVQFSSIFTGFRKSLAIKNGRKSGHDFGREVANTLAKEAKKNELMLTSSGCVAGGSKNLVSFFSKGGKKGINQDRFIVWEDFGCQDDMIFCGVFDGHGPWGHLVAKRVRKLMPPALLHNWKKRVVNYIDGDGIGIDRSCFQFDIWKQSYFEACSTIDQELEQHADSFYSGTTALTLVRQGDLLVVANIGDSRAVLATTDDDGRLVPVQLTVDLKPNLPRESQRIMQSRGRVLSCDDEPGVYRVWMSNGGTIEGPGLAISRAFGDYYLKDFGLISEPELTSRSITNRDQFAILATDGVWDVLSNKEAVEIVSSTPQREEAAKRLVESAICAWKCKRRGIPMDDISAICLYFHSIPPSKQEDCLKFEKKLT; translated from the exons ATGGTGCAGTTCTCTTCTATTTTCACTGGTTTCAGGAAAAGTCTAGCAATCAAAAATGGAAGGAAGAGTGGACATGATTTCGGAAGGGAAGTTGCGAATACACTGGCTAAGGAAGCCAAAAAGAATGAGCTGATGTTAACATCATCTGGCTGTGTAGCAGGTGGCTCTAAGAATTTGGTTTCTTTTTTCTCCAAAGGAGGGAAAAAGGGTATCAATCAGGATAGATTTATTGTATGGGAG GATTTTGGATGCCAAGATGACATGATCTTCTGTGGAGTGTTTGATGGGCATGGTCCTTGGGGTCATCTTGTTGCTAAAAGAGTCAGAAAATTGATGCCACCAGCTTTACTTCATAATTGGAAGAAAAGAGTTGTCAACTACATAGATGGTGATGGAATTGGAATAGATAGAAGCTGTTTCCAGTTTGACATTTGGAAGCAGTCTTACTTTGAGGCTTGTTCTACCATCGATCAAGAACTCGAGCAACATGCTGACTCTTTCTACAGCGGTACAACAGCTCTAACGCTCGTTAGACAG GGTGATCTACTGGTAGTAGCAAACATTGGAGATTCTCGAGCTGTATTGGCAACAACAGATGATGATGGTAGATTGGTACCAGTTCAGCTCACCGTTGACCTCAAACCCAACTTACCTC GGGAAAGTCAGCGAATAATGCAGTCACGAGGCAGGGTGTTGTCATGCGACGATGAACCAGGGGTGTATAGAGTCTGGATGTCCAACGGCGGAACAATAGAAGGACCTGGATTAGCAATATCAAGAGCCTTTGGTGATTACTACTTAAAGGACTTCGGCCTTATTTCTGAACCTGAATTGACATCCAGAAGCATAACCAACAGAGATCAGTTTGCCATTTTGGCAACAGATGGG GTTTGGGATGTCCTCTCAAACAAAGAAGCAGTGGAGATAGTTTCTTCAACACCACAAAGGGAAGAAGCAGCTAAGAGGTTGGTGGAGAGTGCAATTTGTGCATGGAAATGCAAAAGAAGGGGCATTCCCATGGATGATATCTCAGCAATTTGCCTCTACTTTCACAGCATTCCTCCTTCCAAACAAGAAGATTGTTTAAAGTTCGAGAAGAAGCTTACATAA